The Eubacterium ventriosum genome includes the window TTTAATGGGAATGGAATGTGAAGTCTTCATGGGAAAAGAAGACTGCCAAAGACAGGCACTTAACGTATTTAGAATGCAACTTTTAGGAGCAAAAGTTCATCCTGTAACAAGTGGAACAATGACATTAAAAGATGCAGTAAACGAAACTATGAAGGAATGGACTAACAGAATTGATGACACACATTATGTTTTAGGTTCAGTAATGGGACCACACCCTTTCCCGACTATTGTACGTGATTTTCAGGCAATAATCAGCAAGGAAATAAAAGAACAGTTAATGGAAAAAGAAGGCAAATTACCTGATGCAGTAATCGCCTGTGTAGGCGGCGGTTCAAACGCAATCGGTGCTTTCTACAATTTCATTGAAGATAAAGACGTTAAATTAATCGGTTGTGAGGCAGCAGGACTTGGAGTTGATAATCCAAAGAACGCAGCAACAATGGCTAACGGTTCAGAAGCTATTTTCCACGGAATGAAGTCTTTATTCTGCCAGAATGAATATGGTCAGATTGCCCCTGTTTATTCAATTTCAGCAGGACTTGATTATCCGGGAATCGGACCTGAACATGCAATGCTTCAGGCAGAAAAAAGAGCAGAATATGTGGCAATTACAGATGAAGAAGCAGTTGATGCTTTTGAATATTTGTCAAAAACAGAAGGAATTATTCCTGCAATTGAAAGTTCTCACGCAATTGCATATGCAATGAAGTATGTGCCAACTTTGGACAAAGATAAAATCGTAGTAGTTAACGTGTCAGGTCGTGGTGACAAGGACGTGGCAGCAATAGCAAGATATAGAGGAGTACAGATTTATGAGTAAAATAAAAGAAGCATTTAAGAATGGAAAAGCATTTATACCTTTTATAACAGGAGGAGATCCTGACCTTGAAACAACAAAGAAACTTATTATTGAAATGCAGAATGCAGGGGCAGATATAATTGAAGTGGGAATACCTTTTTCAGACCCAATCGCAGAAGGACAGGTTATTCAGAAGGCAGATTTAAGATCATTGGAAGCAGGCTGTACAACAGATAAGTTAATGGATGCTTTAATTGAAATAAAAGACCGGATTCATATTCCATTAGTTTTTATGACATACATAAATGTTATTTACAAATATGGGAAAAAGAAATTTATGGACAGGTGTAGTGAATGTGGAATTTGTGGAATAATTGTTCCGGATTGTCCTTATGAAGAAAAAAATGAACTTTTGCCTGAATGTACAGAGGCAGGAATTGAATTGATTTCTATGATAGCTCCAACATCTCACGACAGAATAAAAATGATTGCAAAGGAAGCTCAGGGATTTCTTTACTGCGTATCTTCACTTGGAGTTACAGGTGTTAGAAAAGAAATAAAAACAGACATTAACGGAATGATTGAACTTGTTAAGGAAGTTTCAGATGTACCTTGTGCAGTAGGTTTTGGAATTTCCACACCAAAGCAGGCAGAAGATGTATGCAAATATGCCGACGGAGCAATTGTTGGCAGTGCTATTGTAAGAATTGTGGCAGAACATGGAAAAGACAGTGTACAATATGTTTCACAGTATGTAAAAGAAATGAAAGAGGCTGTAAGAAAATAGAATTAATCAATAGAATTAGGTGTCAAAAAGCCAGAAGTTTATTATACGGATTAATATAAGCTTTGCACTCCCACAATTCTTCCATATAATAATAAATATCTATTGAATTATTTTCCAATAGGTTATAAAATATACTCTGTAAAGTGCTTATGGACACAGAGAAAAAGGAAAATTTAATAATTATAACAGGGGAGCTTGTAGGCAGGCTGAGAGGAAGTAATCAACTTCGACCCATGAACCTGATTTGGATAATGCCAACGTAGGAAGAAATCAATTTTAAGATTCATTGCGGACAGACCAAATAGGTTTGTCCTTTTTCTTTTGTGAAAAATTAAATTCAGGAGGACAAAGATGTTTAAAGAATGTTTAGAAAATGTTAGAAAGAATGTGCCATTAGTACACAATATTACAAATTATGTAACAGTAAATGATGTTGCAAATGTTTTACTTGCCTGTGGAGGAAGCCCTATTATGTCTGATGACATTGATGATGTGGTAGATATTACATCTATTTGTGGTGGACTTAACATTAATATTGGAACATTAAACAAGAACACTATTCCTTCAATGTTTGCAGCAGGAAAGAAAGCAAACGAATTAGGTCATGTTGTTTTACTTGACCCTGTTGGAGCAGGAGCAAGTGCCTTAAGAACTAACACAGCTAACGAACTTATGAAAAAAATAAAGTTTGATGTTGTTAGAGGAAATATTTCAGAAGTTAAGACTTTAATGGTTGGAAGTGGAAGTACTAAAGGTGTTGACGCTGACGTAGCCGATAAAGTTACAGATGAAAATCTTGAAGAAACTATTTCTAAATTAAAAGCTTTTTCAAAAGCAACAGGAAGCATTATTGCCGTAACAGGAGCAATTGACTTAGTTTGCAATAGTGAAAAATGCTATGTAATAAGAAATGGTAAGCCACAGATGAGTTCAATTACAGGAACAGGTTGTCAGCTTTCAGGACTTATGACAGCATATTTAGTAGCTAACTCTGAAAACAAGTTAGAAGCAGCCGCAGCTGCAGTTTGCTTAATGGGACTTGCAGGAGAGATTGCTTATGACAGAATGCAGGATGGTGATGGCAACTCAACATACAGAAACAGAATTATTGATGCTATCTACAACATGGATGGAGAAACATTGGAAAAAGGAGCAAAATATGAAATCAAGTAATACTACAACAGATGAGTTATTACTATATGCAGTAACAGACAGAGCCTGGCTTGGAAACGAAACACTTTATGAACAGGTTGAAAAATCATTAAAGGGTGGAGTAACTTTTGTACAGCTTAGAGAGAAAAAACTTGATGAAGAAAGTTTTTTACAGGAAGCCATTGAAATAAAAGAGTTATGCAAAAAGTATAACGTTCCATTTGTAATAAATGATAATGTAGACATTGCCATAAAAATGGATGCAGACGGAGTACACGTTGGACAAAGCGATATGGAAGCAGGAGACGTTAGAAAGAAACTTGGTCCTGACAAAATTATTGGCGTTTCAGCCCAGACAGTCGAACAGGCAATTTTAGCTGAAAAACACGGAGCTGACTACTTAGGAGTTGGAGCAGTATTTCCAACAGGCTCAAAAGATGATGCAGAAGATGTACCTTTTGAAACATTAAAAGCCATATGTGAAGCGGTAAGCATACCAGTAATCGCAATTGGCGGAATAACAAAGGACAACGTAAAAGAACTTGCAGGAAGCGGTATTTGCGGAATCGCAGTAATAAGTGCCATATTTGCAAGCAAAGACATAGAAACTGCAACAAAAGAACTAAAAGTCAACACAATAAAAGCTGTAAAGTAGGAGAACAAATGTCAACAGGATTTATATTTGATGTAGATGGAACAATACTAGACTCAATGGGAATATGGATGAACGTAGGAGAACTATATCTAAAAGATATGGGAATAAAGGCGGAACCAAATCTTGGAGAAATTCTATTCGAAATGACAATGAATGAAGGTGCAGAATACATACAAAAAAAGTATAATCTAAACCTTACAACAGAAGAAATATGCACCGGAATAAACAACCGTGTATACAAATTCTACGAAAAAGAAGCAATGCCAAAACCAAAAGTTATCGACTTTATAGAACAAGCCTACGAGAACAAAATCCCAATGACAATAGCAACGTCAACAGACAGACCAATGATAGAAGCAGCTTTCAAAAGACTGCACATAGACAAATATTTTAAAAAAATATTTACCACGACAGAGGTTGGGTATGGAAAAGACAAACCGGACATCTTCATAAAAGCAATGGAAGAAATGGGAACAACACCAAAGCAAACATGGCTATTTGAAGATGGAGCATACTCAATAGAAACAGCCAAACAACTAGGCATAAAAACAATAGGAATCTACGATCCTGCAAGCGAAAAAGACCAGGAAAAAATAAGAAACCTAACAAACATCTACATAAAAAATTGGACAGAACACAAAACCCTACTTAACCAAATACAAAACAACAAGTAGAAACAACCTAAACAAAAAACAACAGGGAAAAACTATTTAATCAAAAACAAACAACAGGGTTTCCTATTATTCAAACAAACAATAATAAACCCTGACAAAGCGATAAATTGGGGGCACCACCTTATATCGCTATACAAAACACAAGCCAACCTAAAAGGAACAACTTGTGAACCACAAAAACTAAAAACTTACAGGCAAAACATTATATAGTGAAAGTACTATTATCACCGGCGGAAGAAAATTTTGAAAACAAACAATAGGCAGATTTTGGCAATTTTGCGAGCATAGTGTAAAGCGAGAAACCTACTGTTTGAGCCGTAGGCGAGTTTAGGTTTTCGCTTTACAATAGACGGCGGAGCAAAATAACAAAATCAACGTGTTTGTGACAAAATTTTCTTTCGCCGGTGAGGAAAACTATCAGTAAAGTTTTGCCGGAAAAGGAGAAAAGAATGAACACAGCATTAACAATTGCAGGAAGTGATTCTTGTGGAGGCGCCGGAATACAAGCAGACATAAAGACAATGACAGCTAATGGAGTTTATGCCATGAGTGCTATTACAGCCTTAACTGCTCAAAATACAACCGGCGTATCAGACATCTATGAAGTAAGCCCTGAATTTTTACAGGCACAGCTAAAAGCTATATTTGAAGACATAACACCGGATGCCATAAAAATAGGAATGGTATCATCAAGTGACTTAATCAAAACAATAGCTAAAAGCCTAAAAGAATACAATGGAAAGAACATAGTTCTTGATCCCGTTATGGTTGCAACAAGCGGAGCAAAATTAATAAGCGATGATGCCATAAGCACTTTAAAGGAATACTTAATTCCTTTGGCAACAGTAATAACACCAAATATTCCGGAGGCAGAAGTATTATCCAATATGGAAATACATAACGAAGAGGAAATGATAAAGGCAGCAGCAGTTATTAGCGAAAAATATGACTGCGCCGTATTATGCAAGGGCGGTCACAGCATAAATGATGCCAACGACCTTCTTTACAGAAACGGTGAATACAAGTGGTTCTATGGTAAGAGAATTAACAATCCTAATACACATGGAACAGGATGTACACTTTCCAGTGCCATAGCTTCAAATCTTGCAAAAGGCAGAGATTTGGATACATCAGTGGAAAAGGCAAAAAAATATATTTCAGGAGCATTATCAGCAATGCTTGATTTAGGAAAAGGCAGTGGTCCTATGAATCATGCATTTGCAATTAAGTGCGACTAAAAAAGGAAAGAGGTACATAAAATGGATAAAAAAGGGACATCAATATTTAGTAATAGTTTAATTTGGTTTGGAGCAGGTGTATCAATTGCAGAAATTGTAACAGGTACATATCTTGCTTCACTTGGAATGGAAAAAGGCATTCTTGCGATTATTATCGGACACTTAATTGGCTGCTCACTTTTATTCCTTGCAGGAGTAATCGGTGCAAAGACAAAGAAAAGTGCAATGGAAACAGTAAAGATAAGTTTCGGTCAGAAAGGAAGTATTCTGTTTTCAGTATTAAATGTTATTCAATTGGCAGGATGGACAGCCATTATGATTTATGACGGCGCACTTTCAGCCAACGGAATTTTTAATACAGGAAACTGGGTGTGGTGCATTGTAATCGGTGTACTTATTATTATTTGGATTTTTATTGGAATAAAAAACATCGAAAAAGTAAATGTTGTTGCAATGACAGCTTTATTTATTCTAACAATTATTTTGTGTAAAGTTGTTTTCTTTGACAACGGTGTGGCAACAAGTATTCCTGATGATGGATTAACGTTTGGTGCGGCAGTAGAACTTGCAGTAGCAATGCCACTTTCCTGGCTTCCATTAATCAGTGATTACACAAGAGAAGCAGAAAAGCCAATTAAGGCAACAGCAGCAAGTGCCATTGTTTACGGAGTTGTAAGCTGTTGGATGTATATAATTGGAATGGGTGCAGCTATTTTTGCACAGAATGCAGGAATCGACCAGATAATGTTAAAGGCAGGTCTTGGAATAGCAGGACTTCTTATAATTGTTTTTTCAACAGTTACAACAACATATTTGGATGCATATTCAGCAGGTGTTTCAAGTGAAACAATCTTTAGCAAAATTAATGGAAAGTATATGGCAATTGCAGTAACAATCGTTGGTACAATAGCAGCAATTATTTACCCAATGGACGATATTACTGATTTCCTTTATTTAATAGGTTCAGTGTTTGCACCTATGATTGCAATTCAAATTGCAGACTTCTTCATTATCAAAAACAATAGCGAAGATAAAAACGTTGAAATTACAAATATTATAATCTGGGTTATTGGATTTATTCTATACAGATATCTTATGACAGTTGATATAATTGTTGGAAATACATTGCCTGATATGGCAGTTACTGTTATTATATGTATTATAGTCAGTAAATTTAAAAAGGCTAAATAAGTAGCGCAGATTATTTTGACTTAAAGAACAATCATATATAATCTGTGCCAAATGGGAAATGGAGAAATGTATGATTAATTATGGATTTTCAATAAAAGGAAAGTCCCACAGTACCAGAAATATGGCCTGTCAGGACGCTAATAAAGTAATACAACTTAATAATGGATGCTCAGTAGGTTTAGTAGCTGACGGTGTAGGAAGTGCAAAATCTTCCGATATAGGAGCAAAGATTGCAGTAGAAAAAGCAGGAGAATATTGTAGTGAAAATATTAATTCCGGTATGAATTTAGACCAACAATTGCAGGTATTAAAGGATTCTTTTTCTTATGCATTAAATAGCATTAACCAGTATGCAACAGAGAACAATGCACAGATTGAAGATTTCGATACAACTCTTAGCGGAGCGATTTATGATGGACAAAGCATTGCTTATGGACACGCCGGGGATGGTGGCATAGTTGTAAAAAAGAATGACGGAACTATGGATATCATAACTGAACAGCAACAGGGTGAGAACAAGCAGTATGTTAAGCCATTGAGAGCAGGAGAAGGCAGTTGGAGCTTTGGAAAGTTAGATAACAACATTGCTTCAGTTATGCTTGTTACAGATGGTATTCTTAATGAACTTATTTCACCATTTTTGTTAAATGCCACAGACAGTGTTGCAAAAGCAACAGGTCAGAAGAAAGTTTACAATTCAGCAGCAGAATTTCTTATGAATCCTGACTGTGTTATGAATAATAAGTCATTTAACAATCCTAAGAACATTCTTGAAAGTTTCTTAGACGGAGATATGGACAGAAATGTTTTTTCTAATTGCTTGAAGAATGGATATAGTAAGTTTTTCGACGAAAATCTTACAAAAAGATTGTGCGACGGAATGGCTAAGTATAGCTATCCTGTTTGGGCAATAGACCAGATTACAGACGACAAAACTGTTGTATGTATGATGAATGAACAGGCAAAGGTTTCATGCCAGCCACCTGCATTTTACAGCGAACCGGATTGGCAGGGATTAAAAACCACATATGAGAAAATGGTTCATCCTGAAAAATTTGCTAATGAACAGCCTAAGAAAGATTTGGAAAGTACACAGCAGATTAATACAGACAACAATGCCAAAAAGCAAAGTCAGAACAAACCTAAGTCAGAAGACAATGCTAAGAAGCAGTCTGACAATAATAAAAACAAAACAAAAAAGACAAAGAAAACTAAGACTAAAAAGACCAGAGGCAGAAGCAAAAAGTCAAGAGGAGGCATAAGCACTCCAAGCTTAGGTCGCAGGGAGAGAAGAGGAAGAAGAGGCAGACGTCAGAGAAAGCAGCATCATTTCTTCACTAACCTGTTATTATTCTTAATTCTTATTTGTATGGCTGCAGCAGTTGCAGTGGGAGGTTTGTTTGTATATAAACGTTATTACCAGAATAGAAATAATAATGATAGCCAGACTGAAAGTGTAAATAAGAATAGCAAGTCAGATACAAACAGTGGAGATTCAAACGGAAGCGATGATGTAGGTTCTGATAATGGTTCAGATAGTTCAACTGGAAGTGATTCAGGAAGTTCAGATGACAGTTCCAGTGGAAGTTCAGAAAAGTCAGATAGCGATTCTAGTGGAAGTTCTGATTCAGGAAGTTCAAGCTCAGATTCATCTAATAACGGAAGTAGTAGCGATTCATCAGATTCAGGTGACAGTTCATCAAGCGATGGCACTGATTCACAGGCAGTTGATGGAGAATAATATCCTACAAAAATAATATAAAATAAAAAGGTTTCTTGAAAAATGCTCACAATGATGTATAATATTGTGGTATGCGTAGGCATTTTTTTAGAAGCCTTTTTCTTTTAATAACAAAATACCTACAGATTTAGGGGTACTAAGTTGAATATTAAAGATTTATTAAAAAGTAAAAAGTTTAAAAATATACTGATAACAATAGTAGAAATTCTTGTTGTGGCAGGAATAATATTTGCAGCGTTAATGTATATGCAAAGCAAGATTAACAAAGATGCAGATAAGACCAGCGGTGTTGGAAATAATATCGCCAAAGATGAAGAAGAGGAAACAGTACAGAAACAAGCAGATGAATTTTATTTGCAGATTAATATGGCAAAGAATGTTATGGTAGTCTACAGATATGATGCTGACAAGAAGAACAAGACAGCCTATAAGATTTTTCCATGCACATTGGGAGAGAATGTTAAAAAGGGCAAATACAAAACTGAAAAGAGCTATTCATGGGTTAAAAACAATGGATGGCACAGGTACAATACTTTATATACTTATTCAGCATGGATTCAGTCAGCAGAATATAGCGACAGATATCCTGATACTTTAGTTAAGAAATCTTATGATTCAGTAGGTAAGAATAAGAAAGTTGACAAGTCAATTATTTTGTATGCATCAGATGCAGCTTGGGTTTACAATAACTGTAAGAACAAGACAGTGCTTGAAATAGTGAAAGGTTCAAAGAAAGACCAACTTCCACTACAGGTTGGAAAAAAGACTGAAACAAACAAGTATTGTGGATGGGATCCTACAGATCCTGATAAAAGCAATCCATACTTGAAGAAAGCTAATGGCACAATAGCAACAGGATACACACCTGTTAATGTTGAAAAAGGTGAAAAGATAGATTATTTTAGTAACCTGTTAGCATTAGATGAAACAGGAAAGAATATTACAGGAAAGCTTAAGTATAATAAGATTGATTCTTCCAAAACAGGAACATCTAAAGTGACATATACTTACAAGCTTAAATCAGGTAAGAAGATAACAGCTTCATTATCATACAAGGTAGTTGATACAACAAAGCCTAAGGTTACATGTTCTAAGACTCAGTTTACTTATGAAGTAAAAAGCAAAGACCAAAAGGATATGAACAAGGAATCTAACGCTAAGGCTATTAAAGAAATGGTTAGAAAGTATGTATCCTGTAATGAAAGTGACGTAACAATCACAATAACAACAGTTGATCCATTGGAATTAAAGGAAGGCAACTTCCCGGTTTCAATTAAGGCACAGGACAAGGCAGGAAACGTTGGCTCATGTCAGGTAATGTGTGAAATAAAAGTAAAAGAATCTGAGGGTAATAAGCGATTTGAACCGTCAAAGGCTCAAAAGAAGAAACTTAAGCTTCCTAAGGAGACTACAAAGAAGTCTGAAAAAACAACAAAGGAAAAAAAGACTAAGGAGAAAGCAACAAAGAAGGAAAGCGAAACAACAAAAAATGTTAAGCAGCCTGAAACAACTAAGTCTTCTAAGAAAGACACAACAACAATAGCTAAAGATTAAATTTTTATACATATTTTTAGGAGGAAATAAATTATGGCAACACCTTATAATCATAAGGAAATTGAAAAAAAGTGGCGTCACAATTGGGATGTAACCCCTATTAATAAAGACACTACAAAACCCAAATATTATTGTCTTGATATGTTCCCTTATCCATCAGGATCAGGACTTCATGTAGGACATTGGAGAGGATATGTTATTAGTGATGTATGGAGTAGATATAAGATGCTTCATGGTTATCATATTATTCATCCTATGGGATGGGATGCTTTTGGTCTTCCGGCAGAAAACTATGCTATTAAGATGAAGACACATCCAGCTATTTCAACAGCAGCTAATATTGCAAACATTAAGAGACAGATTAATGAAATTGCTTCTCTTTATGACTGGGATATGGAAGTTAACACAACAGATCCTAAGTTCTATAAATGGACTCAGTGGATTTTTGTTCAGATGTTTAAGAAAGGACTTGCTTACGAGAAAGAAATGCCAATTAACTGGTGTCCATCATGTAAGACAGGTCTTGCTAACGAAGAAGTTGTTAACGGATGCTGTGAAAGATGTGGAGCAGAAGTTACAAAGAAGAACCTTAAGCAGTGGATGTTAAAAATCACAGCTTATGCTGACAGACTTCTTGCAGATTTAGACAAGCTTGACTGGCCTGAAAAAGTTAAAAAAATGCAGGCAGATTGGATTGGAAAATCATATGGTGCAGAAGTTGACTTTAAATTAGAAAACTCAGATGAGAAGATTACAGTATATACAACAAGACCTGATACACTTTACGGTGCAACATTTATGGTACTTGCTCCTGAACATACTATGGCAAAATCTCTTGCAACAGATGAGACAAGAGCAGATGTTGAAGCATACATTCAGATGGCAGCTAATAAGTCATCTGTAGACAGACTTCAGGGAAAAGAAAAAACAGGTGTATTTACAGGAAGTTATGCAATTAACCCATTAAACGGTGCAAAGGTTCCAATCTGGCTTTCAGATTATGTACTTGCTGACTATGGTACAGGTGCAATTATGTGTGTTCCTGCACATGATGACAGAGACTTTGCTTTTGCAACTAAGTTTAACATTCCAATTATTCAGGTTATTGCAAAAGATGGTAAAGAAATCGAAAATATGACAGAAGCTTACACAGAAGCTGTAGGTACTATGATTAACTCAGGTGAGTGGAATGGTATGGAATCTTCTGTTCTTAAAAAAGAAGCTCCTCACATTATTGAAGAAAAAGGATTTGGTAGAGCTACAGTTAACTATAAATTACGTGACTGGGTATTCTCAAGACAGAGATATTGGGGTGAACCTATTCCAATCGTACATTGTCCTGACTGTGGAGCAGTTCCGGTTCCTGAAGATCAGTTGCCATTATTATTACCTGACGTAGAATCATATGAACCAACAGGTACAGGTGAATCACCACTTGCAGCAATAGATGAATGGGTTAACACAACTTGTCCTTGCTGTGGAAAACCTGCAAAGCGTGAAACAAATACAATGCCACAGTGGGCAGGATCATCATGGTATTTCTTAAGATATATTGATAATAAGAATGACAAAGAACTTGTTTCAAGAGAAAAAGCTGACAAGTATCTTCCTGTAGATATGTACATCGGTGGTGTTGAACATGCAGTTCTTCACTTACTCTATTCAAGATTCTATACTAAGTTCTTACATGATATCGGAGTAGTTGATTTTGACGAACCATTTAAGAAATTATTTAACCAGGGTATGATTACAGGTAAAAATGGTATTAAGATGAGTAAATCAAAGGGTAACGTTGTTTCACCTGATGATTTGGTAAGAGATTACGGATGTGACTCATTAAGACTTTATGAAATGTTTGTAGGACCACCTGAACTTGATTCAGAATGGGATGAAAGAGGAATTGATGGTGTATATAGATTTATCACAAGATTCTGGAAGTTAGCAGTAGATAGTATTGAAGCTAATGTTGAGCCAACTAAGGAAATGATAAAACTTCGTCACCAGATGGTTCATACAATTACAAGACGTCTTGAAGACTTTAGTTTAAATACAGTAGTTTCAGGTTTTATGGAATTTAATAACAAGTTTATTGAATTAGCTAAGAAAGAAGGCGGAATTGACAAAGAAACAATTCAGACTTTCGTTACATTATTAGCTCCATTTGCACCACATATCGGTGAAGAATTGTGGGAAAGACTTGGAAACACAGGTAGCGTATTTGAAAACAACAAGTGGCCTGAAGCTGACGAAGAACTTATGAAGGATGATGAAATCCAGGTTCCTGTTCAGATTAACGGTAAGACAAAAGTTGTAATCAGTGTACCTGCTGACATCTCAAAGGATGACGCTATTGCTCAGGGTAAGGAAGCATTAGGCGACAAGTTAACAGGAAACATTATTAAGGAAATTTATGTTCCGGGAAGAATTATAAATATAGTTGCTAAATAATTAAGTATTTAGTTGAAAAGCTGTTGTTAGGTTGTGATGACCTGATGGCAGCTTTTATCTTTATAGACAAGAAATACCAAGTGTGATAAAATTTTGAAAAAGATAACGTTTAGGGGGCAATATGAAACAGATAAAACATAATCTAAAATTCATCATATCAATAGCAATCTTAATAATGGTTACATTTATAACTAATTGTTATTTGGTAAAAGCAGATGAAACAAAAAATCCAAGTATAAATTCAACAATTACTTTTTATGGAAATATGTCAAACGAAAAGGGCATAATTTTGAAATGGTCTAAAGTACCAAAGTCAAAGGGTTATGTTATTTACAGAAATAATAAAAAAATAGCTACAATAAAAAGTAATAAAATAAAAAACTATACTGACAAAAAAGTTAAGGCAAGAAAAAAGTATACATACGAAATCGCTCCTTATACGGAAGTTAAGGGAAAGAAAGTCTTAGGTGTAAAAAGCTATAAAATAAGAGTGAAAGCAACTAAAAGAAACGCTAAAAAAATCAACCCGGCAAGAGTGGTAATTCCTGATCTTTATTATGAAGATAATTACTATGTAGGTTTGTATGAAAGTATAAAATTACATGCAAAAGCAAGAGTAAATAAAGGATTAAAAAAGAAGAAAGTATATAACAGTAATCTTGTTTGGAGTAGCTCAGATGAAAGTTTGGCAACAGTAGATCAAAAAGGTGTCGTTACGGCTAATGATAATAGGAAAACAGGAACGGTCTATATT containing:
- the cytX gene encoding putative hydroxymethylpyrimidine transporter CytX, with translation MDKKGTSIFSNSLIWFGAGVSIAEIVTGTYLASLGMEKGILAIIIGHLIGCSLLFLAGVIGAKTKKSAMETVKISFGQKGSILFSVLNVIQLAGWTAIMIYDGALSANGIFNTGNWVWCIVIGVLIIIWIFIGIKNIEKVNVVAMTALFILTIILCKVVFFDNGVATSIPDDGLTFGAAVELAVAMPLSWLPLISDYTREAEKPIKATAASAIVYGVVSCWMYIIGMGAAIFAQNAGIDQIMLKAGLGIAGLLIIVFSTVTTTYLDAYSAGVSSETIFSKINGKYMAIAVTIVGTIAAIIYPMDDITDFLYLIGSVFAPMIAIQIADFFIIKNNSEDKNVEITNIIIWVIGFILYRYLMTVDIIVGNTLPDMAVTVIICIIVSKFKKAK
- the thiE gene encoding thiamine phosphate synthase — its product is MKSSNTTTDELLLYAVTDRAWLGNETLYEQVEKSLKGGVTFVQLREKKLDEESFLQEAIEIKELCKKYNVPFVINDNVDIAIKMDADGVHVGQSDMEAGDVRKKLGPDKIIGVSAQTVEQAILAEKHGADYLGVGAVFPTGSKDDAEDVPFETLKAICEAVSIPVIAIGGITKDNVKELAGSGICGIAVISAIFASKDIETATKELKVNTIKAVK
- the thiM gene encoding hydroxyethylthiazole kinase produces the protein MFKECLENVRKNVPLVHNITNYVTVNDVANVLLACGGSPIMSDDIDDVVDITSICGGLNINIGTLNKNTIPSMFAAGKKANELGHVVLLDPVGAGASALRTNTANELMKKIKFDVVRGNISEVKTLMVGSGSTKGVDADVADKVTDENLEETISKLKAFSKATGSIIAVTGAIDLVCNSEKCYVIRNGKPQMSSITGTGCQLSGLMTAYLVANSENKLEAAAAAVCLMGLAGEIAYDRMQDGDGNSTYRNRIIDAIYNMDGETLEKGAKYEIK
- the trpB gene encoding tryptophan synthase subunit beta gives rise to the protein MSDTNNTNSKGRFGRYGGQYVPETLMNAVNELEEAYNHYKDDPEFNKELTDLLNNYVGRPSLLYYAEKMTKDLGGAKVYLKREDLNHTGSHKLNNAMGQVLLAKKMGKTRVIAETGAGQHGVATATAAALMGMECEVFMGKEDCQRQALNVFRMQLLGAKVHPVTSGTMTLKDAVNETMKEWTNRIDDTHYVLGSVMGPHPFPTIVRDFQAIISKEIKEQLMEKEGKLPDAVIACVGGGSNAIGAFYNFIEDKDVKLIGCEAAGLGVDNPKNAATMANGSEAIFHGMKSLFCQNEYGQIAPVYSISAGLDYPGIGPEHAMLQAEKRAEYVAITDEEAVDAFEYLSKTEGIIPAIESSHAIAYAMKYVPTLDKDKIVVVNVSGRGDKDVAAIARYRGVQIYE
- a CDS encoding HAD family hydrolase; protein product: MSTGFIFDVDGTILDSMGIWMNVGELYLKDMGIKAEPNLGEILFEMTMNEGAEYIQKKYNLNLTTEEICTGINNRVYKFYEKEAMPKPKVIDFIEQAYENKIPMTIATSTDRPMIEAAFKRLHIDKYFKKIFTTTEVGYGKDKPDIFIKAMEEMGTTPKQTWLFEDGAYSIETAKQLGIKTIGIYDPASEKDQEKIRNLTNIYIKNWTEHKTLLNQIQNNK
- the trpA gene encoding tryptophan synthase subunit alpha, whose translation is MSKIKEAFKNGKAFIPFITGGDPDLETTKKLIIEMQNAGADIIEVGIPFSDPIAEGQVIQKADLRSLEAGCTTDKLMDALIEIKDRIHIPLVFMTYINVIYKYGKKKFMDRCSECGICGIIVPDCPYEEKNELLPECTEAGIELISMIAPTSHDRIKMIAKEAQGFLYCVSSLGVTGVRKEIKTDINGMIELVKEVSDVPCAVGFGISTPKQAEDVCKYADGAIVGSAIVRIVAEHGKDSVQYVSQYVKEMKEAVRK
- the thiD gene encoding bifunctional hydroxymethylpyrimidine kinase/phosphomethylpyrimidine kinase — translated: MNTALTIAGSDSCGGAGIQADIKTMTANGVYAMSAITALTAQNTTGVSDIYEVSPEFLQAQLKAIFEDITPDAIKIGMVSSSDLIKTIAKSLKEYNGKNIVLDPVMVATSGAKLISDDAISTLKEYLIPLATVITPNIPEAEVLSNMEIHNEEEMIKAAAVISEKYDCAVLCKGGHSINDANDLLYRNGEYKWFYGKRINNPNTHGTGCTLSSAIASNLAKGRDLDTSVEKAKKYISGALSAMLDLGKGSGPMNHAFAIKCD